In Paenibacillus guangzhouensis, a single window of DNA contains:
- a CDS encoding DUF1292 domain-containing protein: MTKDKEVQMEEPEIIYIPDDEGNEEEFEVIMKFEVDGSDNKYMMVVPVESTDEEADEVYAFRYEEDGDDLKLFIIEDEEEWQVVEETFNTLVGELEEEN, encoded by the coding sequence ATGACGAAGGACAAAGAAGTACAGATGGAAGAACCAGAAATTATTTATATTCCGGATGACGAAGGCAATGAGGAAGAATTCGAAGTCATCATGAAGTTCGAAGTGGATGGCTCCGATAATAAGTATATGATGGTCGTGCCTGTTGAATCGACGGACGAAGAGGCTGATGAAGTCTATGCTTTCCGTTATGAAGAAGATGGCGACGATTTGAAATTGTTCATTATTGAAGATGAAGAAGAATGGCAAGTGGTTGAAGAGACATTCAATACACTCGTAGGTGAGCTGGAAGAGGAGAATTAA
- a CDS encoding DUF1292 domain-containing protein, with the protein MSYYQLRDVVFTNRLVEAFGNDIELTDDQGHAVVYRLLKEFQLGATGYAVLQSQDHDDEDVEIFRIMVNANGEPELVTIEDDEEWENISELYDELTLPDAIDEP; encoded by the coding sequence ATGAGTTATTATCAGTTGAGAGATGTCGTGTTTACGAACCGTCTTGTGGAAGCCTTCGGAAATGATATCGAGCTTACAGATGATCAGGGTCATGCCGTCGTCTATCGTCTGCTCAAAGAGTTCCAGCTTGGTGCGACTGGCTATGCCGTACTTCAATCGCAGGACCATGATGACGAAGATGTCGAGATTTTCCGCATTATGGTGAATGCAAATGGAGAGCCGGAGCTAGTGACTATTGAGGATGACGAGGAATGGGAGAATATCTCGGAACTGTATGATGAACTTACACTCCCAGATGCAATTGATGAGCCATAA
- the mltG gene encoding endolytic transglycosylase MltG has protein sequence MKKFVLTCVIILLVIVLGGAGYGWLQMQPTAVSAQAKEVQIKQGMGTSKIADLLEQEGLIKNSLMFKVYLKVNKEGAKFKAGKYALTPGLSYQEIISKLNAGDVIPDEVIRFTIPEGYTINQIADKLSEDHQVDRAEFIKLVDDAAAFQLPSMAAIPSDAKLIHQLEGYLFPETYEVKKGSTAKDMIQRMLNELDKKLAALPSDWEAKMKAQNLNFHQLMTVASLIEREVVVDSERGLVAGVIYNRLKQNKPLQIDATIQYLFDKPKDRLFNKDLKIESPYNTYLHDGLPPGPIASPSLASIEAALNPEPSKYLYYVTKKDGSQSHLFAVTYKEHLANIKKSKEMAK, from the coding sequence ATGAAGAAATTTGTCCTAACCTGCGTCATCATTTTGCTGGTGATTGTGCTCGGCGGAGCCGGGTATGGTTGGCTTCAAATGCAGCCGACAGCTGTAAGCGCGCAGGCCAAAGAAGTTCAAATTAAACAAGGAATGGGGACTTCGAAGATTGCAGATTTGTTAGAGCAAGAAGGACTCATTAAGAATAGTCTGATGTTTAAAGTATATCTGAAGGTGAATAAGGAAGGGGCCAAGTTCAAAGCTGGCAAATATGCGTTGACTCCAGGCCTATCCTACCAAGAGATTATTAGCAAGCTGAACGCAGGCGATGTCATCCCGGATGAAGTCATTCGTTTCACGATTCCAGAAGGGTATACGATCAATCAAATCGCGGATAAACTAAGTGAAGATCATCAAGTGGACCGAGCGGAGTTTATCAAGCTTGTAGATGACGCTGCAGCATTCCAGTTGCCGTCGATGGCAGCGATCCCATCGGATGCGAAGCTCATCCATCAGTTGGAAGGCTATCTTTTCCCTGAAACCTATGAGGTTAAGAAGGGGAGTACCGCAAAGGATATGATCCAACGGATGTTGAATGAGCTGGATAAAAAATTAGCAGCACTTCCTTCCGATTGGGAAGCGAAGATGAAAGCTCAGAACTTGAATTTCCATCAGTTAATGACGGTGGCCTCCTTGATTGAGCGTGAAGTCGTGGTAGATTCAGAGCGGGGATTGGTTGCGGGTGTCATCTATAACCGACTCAAGCAGAACAAGCCGCTTCAGATCGATGCGACCATTCAGTATTTGTTCGACAAGCCGAAGGATCGGTTGTTCAATAAAGATTTGAAAATTGAAAGTCCTTATAATACCTATCTCCATGATGGATTGCCGCCAGGGCCGATCGCAAGTCCAAGTCTTGCTTCGATCGAAGCTGCGCTCAACCCTGAACCTTCGAAATATTTGTATTACGTAACGAAGAAGGACGGAAGTCAGAGTCATTTGTTCGCGGTAACGTATAAAGAACATTTGGCCAATATTAAGAAAAGCAAAGAAATGGCGAAATAA
- a CDS encoding peptidase U32 family protein, with protein sequence MSKKPELLVTAGSIPQLQRFIAAGADAVIIGEQKFGMRLAGDFKMEDVREAVRIAKQTGVKIYVAVNNIMDNQVLEELPAYLAEVQQAGADAIVFGDPSVLMIVREAAPGLGLHWNAEMTSTNYRTAEYWAKRGAKRIVAARELNMEQVIEMKAQLPTMEVEVQVHGMTNIYHSKRNLVKSYMSHQNERNHVSEDVHSQDVSKERGLFLIEQERQDEKYPIYEDRNGTHIMSSDDICMIENIHELLEGQIDSLKIEGLMKSDVYNETVIRAYRQAIDAYVADPENYTFQDEWLEAIQHIQDPERELSFGFFFKEQVY encoded by the coding sequence ATGAGCAAAAAACCGGAACTACTTGTAACAGCAGGCTCTATTCCTCAGCTGCAGCGATTTATCGCAGCGGGAGCAGATGCGGTCATCATCGGAGAGCAAAAGTTCGGAATGCGTCTTGCCGGTGATTTTAAGATGGAAGATGTTCGTGAAGCTGTACGCATCGCGAAGCAGACGGGTGTGAAGATTTATGTTGCTGTGAACAATATTATGGATAATCAAGTGTTAGAAGAGCTTCCTGCTTACCTTGCGGAAGTGCAGCAAGCAGGGGCCGATGCGATTGTCTTCGGCGACCCATCTGTATTAATGATTGTACGTGAAGCTGCACCAGGTCTCGGGCTGCATTGGAATGCCGAGATGACATCAACGAACTATCGGACGGCTGAATATTGGGCTAAACGCGGAGCGAAACGGATCGTTGCTGCACGAGAGCTGAATATGGAGCAAGTAATCGAGATGAAAGCGCAATTGCCGACGATGGAAGTAGAGGTCCAAGTCCATGGCATGACGAATATTTATCATTCGAAGCGGAATTTGGTGAAGAGCTATATGTCGCACCAGAATGAGCGCAATCACGTGTCGGAAGACGTGCACAGCCAGGATGTCTCCAAAGAGCGCGGTTTGTTCTTGATTGAGCAAGAGCGTCAGGATGAGAAATATCCTATTTATGAAGATAGGAATGGGACGCATATTATGAGTTCGGATGATATTTGCATGATCGAGAATATCCATGAGCTGCTTGAAGGACAGATCGATAGCCTGAAGATCGAAGGGCTCATGAAGTCCGATGTATATAACGAGACCGTCATTCGAGCGTATCGTCAAGCAATTGACGCCTATGTTGCAGATCCAGAGAACTATACGTTCCAAGATGAGTGGTTAGAAGCAATCCAACATATTCAGGATCCTGAGCGAGAGCTTAGCTTCGGATTCTTCTTCAAAGAGCAAGTCTATTAG
- a CDS encoding peptidase U32 family protein: MLTSERPVLKGKRNRLDKPELLAPAGNLEKLKFAIHYGADAVYIGGQKYGLRSNADNFSFEEMREGVEFAKKYGAKVFVATNIYAHNEDIEGIEEYLRNLEEVGISAIIAADPVIIETAQRVAPRLEVHVSTQQSIMNWQTVKFWKEEGAPRVVLAREASLQEIYEMKQHVDIEIEAFIHGAMCSSYSGRCVLSNHFTDRDSNRGGCCQSCRWKYDLFEDGRPDLDAIISEDEAAEHPVLEQFKVGITQLPLFKQEDNQFSMGSKDLCMIEHLPDLIEVGVDSFKIEGRMKSIHYVATVVNVYRQVIDSYMADPENYVLKPEWIEEINKAANRPLNTGFFYDTPDHEDHIYEPEEKAAPYDFAGLVLDYDAETGMATIQQRNHFKPGQEVEFFGPNGTFFKQTVEEIWDESGVLLDAARHPLQRIRMKVEQPVQYFDMMRKKNGK, translated from the coding sequence ATGTTAACAAGCGAAAGACCCGTACTGAAGGGCAAACGAAATCGTCTTGATAAGCCTGAATTGCTCGCTCCAGCAGGGAACTTGGAGAAGTTGAAGTTCGCAATTCATTATGGCGCAGACGCAGTATATATTGGTGGACAGAAGTATGGTCTTCGTTCCAATGCAGATAACTTTAGCTTTGAAGAAATGCGCGAAGGGGTAGAATTCGCGAAGAAATACGGCGCCAAGGTATTCGTTGCGACGAATATCTATGCGCACAACGAAGATATTGAAGGTATCGAAGAATACTTACGGAATTTGGAAGAAGTCGGTATTTCCGCGATTATCGCAGCAGATCCGGTGATCATTGAGACCGCTCAACGTGTTGCCCCTCGGTTAGAGGTTCATGTCAGCACGCAGCAATCGATTATGAACTGGCAGACTGTGAAGTTCTGGAAGGAAGAAGGCGCTCCGCGCGTCGTTCTCGCACGTGAAGCTAGCTTGCAAGAAATTTATGAGATGAAGCAGCATGTAGATATTGAGATTGAAGCATTTATCCATGGCGCGATGTGTTCTTCGTACTCGGGACGCTGCGTTCTCTCGAACCATTTCACAGACCGTGATTCCAATCGTGGGGGCTGCTGCCAATCCTGCCGTTGGAAGTATGATCTTTTCGAGGATGGACGTCCGGATCTGGATGCAATCATCAGCGAAGATGAAGCGGCAGAGCATCCTGTGCTAGAGCAATTCAAAGTCGGTATTACACAACTCCCGTTGTTCAAACAAGAAGACAACCAATTCTCGATGGGCTCCAAAGACCTATGTATGATTGAGCATTTGCCGGATCTGATCGAAGTGGGTGTCGACAGCTTCAAAATTGAAGGTCGGATGAAATCGATCCACTATGTTGCAACAGTAGTGAACGTCTATCGCCAAGTGATTGATTCCTACATGGCAGATCCAGAGAATTATGTGCTTAAGCCGGAGTGGATCGAAGAGATCAACAAAGCAGCGAACAGACCGCTAAATACAGGGTTCTTCTACGATACGCCGGATCATGAGGATCACATCTATGAGCCAGAAGAGAAAGCTGCGCCTTATGACTTCGCAGGCCTAGTCTTGGATTATGATGCGGAGACAGGCATGGCAACGATCCAACAACGCAATCATTTCAAACCAGGTCAAGAGGTGGAGTTCTTTGGACCGAATGGTACCTTCTTCAAACAGACCGTTGAAGAAATCTGGGATGAGTCTGGAGTGCTACTCGATGCAGCACGCCATCCATTGCAACGGATCCGTATGAAGGTCGAACAGCCTGTACAATATTTCGATATGATGCGTAAAAAGAACGGGAAATAA
- a CDS encoding methyl-accepting chemotaxis protein, giving the protein MIFVVGIGLYSYSQSKSIIQEQSSDANYQTIVQAREKLDLILKTYDDMSMQLLMNKELQTHLNVYMNSSASEFSSFEANGKATDILQTLSINNSNIVGIYLVPLKGTSRIITTGGGTATELDEVRKQEWFKNALQAQGRTVYIPTGTKRILDQTPDHTFGLSRVLKNISTGEASHVLLIELKMDTLGKNLSTIDLGEGSDLLIIGPGNKIVFSKHEDLIGKDSLLKLNGQDGVAKSGGSETIKNGNGVEVLASYSPLSSNGWNLVSEVPVEKLVEKASEIFNVTIIAAIVVAIVASLIGVWVMRMVGSPLKYLRNLMNQGASGNLGVRMKVKSQDEIGELSRGFNEMMDNITELVKHTSQSAQDVLNTASELSDASKKTGISAREIAIATEEIANGATNLAVEAERGNDLTITIGSKMRNVISSNVEMGEAAAEVEKASQHGITHMTVLTDKTNLTEEMVRSLVQKVNALKESTNSIRKILEVLNNMTKQTNILSLNATIEASRAGAAGKGFMVVADEIRKLADQSRQSIDVVGQITDQISGEIGETVHVLSDAYPIFQEQIVSVKEASEIFWTVQGQMTGFIQQLGQATDSIQQLDQSQAILAEAMSSVSAVAEEASATSEEVASLSNEQLTVSGNLIDLSNKLEEVSTRLKETLSRFTL; this is encoded by the coding sequence ATGATATTTGTCGTGGGGATTGGGCTCTATTCCTACTCGCAATCGAAGAGCATTATTCAGGAGCAATCATCGGATGCGAACTATCAGACGATTGTTCAGGCCCGTGAGAAGCTGGATTTGATCCTTAAAACGTATGACGATATGTCCATGCAATTGCTGATGAATAAAGAGTTGCAGACGCACCTTAATGTTTACATGAATAGTAGTGCAAGCGAATTCAGCAGCTTTGAAGCGAATGGCAAGGCTACGGACATCCTACAGACACTAAGCATTAATAACTCGAATATTGTGGGAATCTATTTGGTTCCACTCAAAGGGACTTCGCGTATTATTACGACAGGTGGCGGAACAGCGACTGAACTCGATGAAGTACGCAAGCAAGAGTGGTTCAAGAATGCTCTGCAGGCACAAGGTAGAACTGTATATATACCGACTGGAACGAAGCGAATTCTTGATCAGACACCAGATCATACGTTTGGACTGAGTCGCGTTCTGAAGAATATTTCTACGGGCGAGGCTTCTCATGTCCTTCTAATTGAATTGAAGATGGATACGCTAGGCAAAAATCTAAGCACCATAGATCTAGGCGAAGGCAGTGACCTTCTGATTATTGGCCCAGGGAATAAGATTGTATTCTCGAAACACGAAGACCTTATTGGCAAGGATTCATTGCTGAAGCTTAACGGTCAAGATGGCGTCGCGAAATCGGGCGGAAGCGAGACCATTAAGAATGGCAACGGCGTTGAGGTTCTAGCTTCGTATAGTCCATTATCGTCGAATGGATGGAACTTGGTAAGTGAAGTTCCAGTGGAGAAGCTGGTAGAGAAGGCTAGTGAAATTTTCAATGTGACGATCATTGCAGCGATTGTCGTTGCGATTGTCGCAAGTTTAATCGGGGTCTGGGTGATGCGGATGGTTGGCAGCCCGCTCAAATATTTGCGTAACCTGATGAATCAAGGGGCGAGCGGTAACTTGGGCGTCCGGATGAAGGTGAAGTCTCAGGATGAGATTGGTGAATTGTCTAGAGGCTTCAATGAAATGATGGATAACATTACGGAGCTCGTGAAGCATACAAGTCAATCTGCGCAGGACGTGCTCAATACAGCATCCGAGCTCAGCGATGCATCGAAGAAAACAGGAATCTCTGCGCGTGAGATCGCGATCGCAACCGAAGAGATTGCGAACGGTGCAACGAATTTGGCTGTGGAAGCCGAGCGCGGGAATGATCTGACGATCACAATTGGTTCGAAAATGCGGAATGTTATCAGTTCCAATGTCGAGATGGGTGAAGCGGCTGCGGAGGTCGAGAAAGCCAGTCAGCACGGGATTACCCACATGACTGTATTGACGGATAAGACGAATCTTACCGAAGAGATGGTGCGTTCACTTGTTCAGAAGGTCAATGCACTCAAAGAAAGCACGAACTCGATTCGTAAGATTCTTGAAGTATTGAACAATATGACGAAGCAGACGAATATTCTATCACTTAACGCTACCATCGAGGCATCGAGAGCAGGTGCAGCGGGTAAAGGATTTATGGTCGTCGCTGATGAAATTCGGAAGCTCGCAGATCAGTCTCGACAATCCATTGATGTGGTAGGACAAATTACAGATCAAATCTCCGGTGAAATCGGCGAGACCGTTCATGTCTTATCTGATGCCTATCCGATCTTCCAAGAGCAAATTGTATCTGTGAAAGAAGCAAGTGAGATCTTCTGGACGGTTCAAGGCCAGATGACAGGATTTATTCAGCAATTGGGTCAGGCAACAGATTCGATTCAACAGTTGGATCAATCGCAAGCTATTCTTGCCGAAGCCATGAGCAGTGTAAGCGCGGTAGCCGAAGAAGCCTCTGCAACGTCGGAAGAAGTCGCATCACTGAGTAATGAGCAATTGACCGTCAGTGGGAACTTGATTGATTTGTCGAACAAGCTGGAGGAAGTCTCCACACGTCTCAAAGAAACCTTATCTCGATTTACGTTATAA
- a CDS encoding peptidoglycan D,D-transpeptidase FtsI family protein yields MFTSKRRMFYSLMLFTVIFICIAIRMAWMQLHRQDAGAVSKKSIAQLSVLQRERGIVLDSGRGHFYDRNGIPLTGKQVPMLVMFPIDPASRGLAVHQQQLAAILGLPYSELDLYWKQLKAPTVWTVKGTKQPYRLSSTQIQRIEQLSLNGVRILPMQTRYDATNAAKQWLGFIAEQPELLLAQRASGTERSTTSLNTPIGAAGLERTFDPFLRGIGPTIATYFVDGARRPLYGLDTRVSRPNNPFYPLRIITTVDLSIQSKLEAYADQAGLTKGAIVVLDAASGDVVAMVSKPSFDPNHVDLKEGSWGNRALKALVPGSIYKVVTAAAALETIPGIERATFECHGEYGKYGFSCWKKDGHGLISLEEGFAKSCNIVFATIGEHMKAETLTRYASMLGLSRTVGWQSERWMDIAHFNQLDGEEAGRVFAAKQIDGGVMVQSAVGQRDVLVSPLQAANLVVTLLNNGEVHAPRLVKEIRYANGQLLTSVPKHLSPSPYGSIRPDTTHHLMHWMEEVVTDGTGTALKRSKWKLAGKSGTAQVKKHGHTTNNHWFIGYGPVTSPRYAVAIVSENKPTIGSNQATSLFKGVMDLLADHDSDSAPSNSSLGSRIQDLR; encoded by the coding sequence ATGTTTACGAGTAAACGGAGAATGTTCTATAGTCTAATGCTGTTCACGGTGATCTTTATTTGTATCGCGATTCGAATGGCGTGGATGCAACTGCATCGTCAAGATGCAGGTGCTGTATCGAAGAAGAGCATTGCACAGCTATCCGTATTACAACGTGAACGAGGTATCGTACTCGATAGTGGCCGTGGGCATTTCTATGATCGCAATGGTATACCTCTCACGGGCAAACAAGTTCCCATGTTAGTCATGTTCCCAATTGATCCGGCGTCACGCGGGCTTGCCGTACACCAGCAACAGCTCGCAGCAATTCTTGGGCTGCCTTATTCGGAGCTTGACCTATATTGGAAGCAGTTGAAAGCACCAACGGTCTGGACTGTCAAGGGGACGAAGCAACCGTATCGATTATCTTCTACCCAGATTCAACGCATTGAACAGCTTTCACTGAATGGTGTACGCATTCTGCCGATGCAAACGCGATATGATGCGACGAATGCTGCCAAACAGTGGCTTGGGTTTATTGCAGAACAGCCGGAGCTGCTGCTCGCTCAGCGTGCGAGTGGCACTGAACGTTCGACGACAAGTTTAAATACACCGATCGGCGCAGCGGGGCTCGAGAGGACGTTTGATCCTTTCCTAAGGGGCATTGGACCGACAATCGCGACGTACTTTGTTGATGGCGCCAGAAGGCCATTATATGGTCTAGATACGCGGGTGTCTAGACCCAACAATCCATTCTATCCGCTCAGAATCATTACGACGGTCGATTTATCTATCCAGAGTAAGCTGGAGGCGTATGCTGATCAAGCAGGGCTAACGAAAGGGGCAATTGTCGTCCTAGACGCTGCTAGCGGCGATGTGGTGGCCATGGTATCGAAGCCGTCATTTGACCCGAACCATGTGGATCTGAAGGAAGGAAGCTGGGGGAATCGTGCGCTGAAGGCGCTTGTTCCAGGTTCAATTTACAAGGTCGTTACGGCTGCAGCAGCGCTAGAGACCATACCAGGGATTGAACGGGCAACCTTTGAATGCCATGGGGAGTATGGCAAATATGGATTCTCGTGTTGGAAGAAGGATGGACATGGCTTGATATCCCTTGAAGAAGGCTTTGCAAAGTCATGCAATATCGTGTTCGCCACCATTGGAGAACATATGAAAGCGGAGACGCTTACTCGTTATGCTTCCATGCTAGGATTATCCAGAACGGTGGGATGGCAATCGGAACGATGGATGGACATCGCACATTTCAATCAATTGGATGGGGAGGAAGCGGGAAGAGTATTTGCAGCCAAACAGATTGATGGCGGGGTCATGGTGCAATCAGCCGTAGGTCAGCGAGATGTCCTCGTCTCTCCCTTACAAGCAGCCAATCTTGTCGTGACGCTGCTAAATAACGGGGAGGTGCATGCACCGCGACTGGTGAAAGAAATTCGATATGCGAATGGTCAATTATTAACATCGGTCCCAAAGCATCTGTCGCCATCTCCCTATGGCTCTATTCGTCCAGATACAACACATCATTTAATGCATTGGATGGAAGAGGTCGTTACAGACGGTACAGGAACAGCGCTTAAACGTTCCAAGTGGAAACTCGCCGGAAAATCAGGAACCGCGCAAGTGAAGAAACACGGGCATACGACGAACAATCATTGGTTCATCGGATACGGCCCTGTCACGTCTCCACGTTACGCGGTTGCCATTGTGTCGGAGAATAAGCCAACGATCGGCTCGAATCAAGCGACGAGTTTATTTAAGGGAGTGATGGATCTGCTCGCAGATCATGATTCGGATTCCGCACCGTCGAATTCTTCCTTAGGCAGTCGGATCCAAGATTTGAGATAA
- the ytvI gene encoding sporulation integral membrane protein YtvI gives MLPFYKKYWRTAFDIGLIVLTVYLTMSLFSYLYNIATPIFLSFIIYMIIEPLAKFLNRRGLKKSVASAISVLIFILLLLSVFFGLGVILITQITNLIDRLPMYTNIFKATINEIVIMLQNKANLLPENIIANINSYLGTIAGKGSEIAIRILNMILGSLQSVSSFVVNFGIGIILAYFLSTEIKSWKKLADERTPRTFKTAYLFLKENVFRGIAAYLKAQMKLISITFIGIFVGLLLLGVSNAFTLALISAILDLLPLLGVPVLFIPWVIYLFLVGNSTLAIWLLVLLAVVMLIRQIMEPKITGNTLGVSAFTMLACMIISLSLFGVAGLILSPILLILMKALIDQGYLKSWIRLPKEEFDGAESES, from the coding sequence TTGCTACCGTTCTATAAAAAATATTGGCGTACCGCATTTGACATCGGGTTAATTGTACTTACCGTATATTTGACCATGTCCCTCTTTAGTTATTTGTATAATATTGCTACTCCAATCTTTCTATCGTTCATCATTTACATGATTATCGAACCTCTTGCCAAATTCTTGAATCGCCGCGGCTTGAAGAAATCCGTTGCTTCTGCCATTTCCGTACTTATATTTATCTTGCTGCTACTTAGTGTTTTCTTCGGACTTGGCGTCATTCTGATTACACAAATCACGAACTTAATCGATCGGCTGCCAATGTATACCAATATATTCAAAGCCACCATTAACGAAATTGTGATTATGCTTCAGAATAAGGCAAATTTATTGCCTGAGAATATCATCGCGAATATCAATAGCTATCTAGGCACCATTGCTGGAAAAGGTTCCGAAATTGCGATCCGAATCCTCAATATGATTCTTGGATCGTTACAGTCCGTATCTTCGTTCGTCGTAAACTTCGGGATTGGCATTATCCTCGCTTACTTCTTAAGCACCGAGATTAAGTCATGGAAGAAGCTCGCGGATGAGCGGACACCACGTACATTCAAGACAGCGTATCTGTTTCTAAAAGAAAATGTATTCCGCGGCATTGCTGCCTATCTCAAGGCACAGATGAAGCTCATCTCCATCACGTTCATCGGCATCTTCGTTGGACTTCTGCTCCTTGGCGTATCCAATGCGTTCACGCTTGCGCTAATCTCGGCCATATTGGATTTGCTGCCACTCCTTGGGGTTCCGGTCCTATTCATCCCATGGGTGATTTACCTGTTCCTCGTCGGGAATTCGACGCTCGCGATTTGGCTGCTCGTGCTTCTCGCTGTGGTCATGCTGATCAGACAGATTATGGAGCCGAAAATTACCGGCAATACTCTCGGCGTATCTGCCTTTACCATGTTAGCTTGTATGATTATTTCGTTATCCTTGTTCGGGGTGGCAGGTTTAATATTATCCCCGATCTTGCTCATCCTTATGAAAGCATTGATCGATCAGGGTTATCTCAAATCTTGGATCCGACTGCCTAAGGAAGAATTCGACGGTGCGGAATCCGAATCATGA
- a CDS encoding polysaccharide deacetylase family protein, with amino-acid sequence MENLVLWCFYILTFYAFLPGVFSRIFGFRVFKRGRSDGEICLTFDDGPDPYYTAELLDLLKKYDAKATFFVVGANAEKNPDIVKRIHDEGHLIGIHNYVHKSNWLMRPGTVRKQIRKTSDVIEQITGSKSVYYRPPWGIVNLFDFGNLGHIQIILWSAMFGDWRKGVGADRLERRMMRKLRPGEVLLLHDCGITFGADEDAPANMLIALERYMQAATKKAYRFIRVDEMIKVTDEAKARTLSLGRRVLVRLWLIWEQCFHVLFNLKKTADPDPTFHYRVTRYHGEPVTMQDGNVLHKGDAVMELHFDNQKLFDMGRKARSTMQIAIQLIRGVEHALPYFADELVNNAKLVDVKALYGVSMIHRGADKLGFSIQDLPQGWFKSVSSIYLKILLSIIHPQGQSRLKDRSSMLVPKSIILSAELLKKRYHVETCIQSKEADHPLEEPVLKMAVDQSYGNSTNTPSAMS; translated from the coding sequence ATGGAAAATTTGGTTCTATGGTGTTTCTACATTTTAACGTTTTATGCGTTTCTCCCAGGCGTGTTTAGTCGCATTTTTGGATTTCGGGTCTTCAAAAGAGGGCGTAGTGATGGAGAAATCTGCTTAACTTTTGATGACGGTCCAGACCCCTATTACACGGCAGAGTTGCTCGATTTGCTCAAAAAATATGATGCAAAGGCGACTTTTTTTGTTGTTGGGGCAAATGCGGAAAAAAATCCCGATATTGTCAAACGGATTCATGATGAAGGCCATCTCATCGGTATCCATAATTATGTCCACAAAAGCAATTGGTTGATGCGTCCAGGTACGGTTCGTAAACAAATTAGAAAGACGTCGGATGTGATTGAGCAAATTACAGGTTCGAAGTCCGTTTATTATCGGCCGCCGTGGGGCATCGTGAACCTCTTCGATTTTGGTAATTTGGGACATATTCAAATTATTCTGTGGTCAGCTATGTTTGGGGATTGGCGTAAAGGTGTTGGGGCAGATCGGTTAGAACGAAGAATGATGCGTAAATTGCGTCCCGGCGAAGTCTTGCTCTTGCATGATTGCGGGATTACTTTCGGTGCAGACGAGGATGCGCCAGCGAATATGCTTATCGCCTTAGAGAGATACATGCAAGCAGCTACGAAAAAAGCATATCGATTCATCCGCGTAGATGAGATGATAAAGGTAACAGATGAAGCCAAGGCAAGAACTCTTAGCCTCGGTAGACGGGTGTTGGTTCGATTATGGCTTATTTGGGAGCAATGCTTCCATGTCTTATTCAATTTGAAGAAGACGGCAGATCCAGATCCGACATTCCATTACCGGGTAACACGATATCATGGTGAACCCGTAACGATGCAGGATGGCAATGTCCTACACAAGGGCGATGCCGTCATGGAACTTCACTTCGATAATCAGAAATTATTCGACATGGGGCGGAAGGCACGTTCAACGATGCAGATTGCAATCCAGCTCATTCGCGGGGTTGAGCATGCGCTCCCTTATTTCGCTGATGAGCTCGTGAATAACGCTAAGCTGGTTGACGTGAAAGCTCTATATGGGGTATCGATGATTCATCGCGGTGCCGATAAACTCGGATTCAGCATACAGGATTTGCCTCAGGGTTGGTTCAAGTCCGTGTCCAGCATTTATCTCAAAATTCTGTTATCCATCATTCATCCTCAAGGGCAATCAAGGCTGAAGGATCGGTCTTCGATGTTAGTACCGAAGAGCATTATTCTCTCTGCTGAACTGTTAAAGAAACGATATCATGTAGAAACATGCATTCAAAGTAAAGAGGCGGATCATCCGTTAGAGGAGCCTGTTCTGAAAATGGCTGTAGATCAATCATACGGCAATTCGACGAATACCCCCTCCGCGATGTCCTAA